In Melanotaenia boesemani isolate fMelBoe1 chromosome 5, fMelBoe1.pri, whole genome shotgun sequence, the DNA window TAAAACTACAAACTTTATTGCAACAAGGTTTATACTGTTAtataacagcataataaaaaaaaacattataaagcaaaattaaaaagaaaggagacaacattctgatttaatttttactgaTGAAGAAGTCTTCATGATGAGCAGGTCACCCGTTTAAAAGGAGCTCTCATCCACGAACCTCATGATGTTCTCGACCCAGGACAGACGCGGATCCACACAGAGGTGACGACTTGATTTCTTTGTAACAAAACTGAGACAGAGACGCAAAGTCAAACATTAAAGTCATTATCAGACTTTATATTTTCATGGCTCCAGACTTGGGGCAGCGGTGATCAGTTATGCGATAGGATTTGATGAGGTTTTTGTTCAATCTTCTCGGGTAGAACTAGAAGCAACAGTCATCAGGATTAATTTCATCTGAATAAAAGAGCATTGATCATCGTTAGGCTGGTTTAAAAGGTGCCTCCTCCATCTAAACTACATAATCCAAAATAATCTTACAGTCGCAGTTGACTGCAGCCAACAGTGCAGCTCCCAGGATGCAGAGCAGAAGGATGTGAGCGGTCCTCATGGTGACTCGATATTCCCCTGGAGACAATGATACTGGAGGTTCACCACAGCTGCTCCTCAAATCGTGATAAGAGGCTTCTAAACAGACGGAGGTACTGTGTCACGTttatcaagataaaaaaaaaaaaaaaagaggtgtcAATGGTGTGAAAGAGGCAGCCACCCTCCTCCCCCACCTTACATTAAGGGCTTAGCCGTGGAGATGGTGTCTAGCCTCAAATACCTCGGTTTACATATTACAGACAGCCTCACCTGGTCTACAAACACAGCCAGCGTTATTAAGAAGGCCCACCAACTCCTCTACTTCTTGAGGAAACTCAAGGTTGCCGGACTTGGCCTCCAAGCCCTCATCTCTTTTTATAGATGTGGGGGGTGGAGAGTGTTTTGACACAGTCCATCATGGTGTGGTATGGCAACTGCTCTGTCCAGGGCAGGAAGCCCTGCAACGCATTGTCAAATCGGCTGGAAAAATCATTGGGTGTAGTCTCACATCTGTTGGTGAGATCTACAACAATCGCTGCAGGAGCAGGGCTTCTGGGATTATAAAAGACCCCTCCTACCGTGCCATGGACTGTTTGTCCCCCTGCCCTCGGGGAGAAGTCTGAGGAGCATTAAAACCAGATCCTCACGGCTGAGGTCCAGCTTCTTCCCTGAGGCTGTTAGACTGATGAACACAATAAGTGctattttactcttttatttatttattactgttttatttattatttctctcctgcacttttttttttttttttatttatttcactggCCCTCGAGTTCTTAATTTCGTTCTGTCATGTTTATGCTGGAATGACAATAAAGcaccttgaaccttgaaccttgaaccttgATAGTGGAcctcgaggaccagacttgggcaccccaGCTCTAAACTAAATGTCCAAAATGTTGGATAGAGCAAGGTATTCTGGGAAATTAAGTGCT includes these proteins:
- the LOC121639331 gene encoding eotaxin-like — encoded protein: MRTAHILLLCILGAALLAAVNCDCKIILDYFYPRRLNKNLIKSYRITDHRCPKSGVSFVTKKSSRHLCVDPRLSWVENIMRFVDESSF